The following coding sequences lie in one Zingiber officinale cultivar Zhangliang chromosome 2B, Zo_v1.1, whole genome shotgun sequence genomic window:
- the LOC122047212 gene encoding gallate 1-beta-glucosyltransferase-like, whose product MAGTEEGGAGEASRMPHVVMVSFPAQGHLNPLLRFAKRVAAEGVLVTLCSTDHIARRMSAAASTPVAALADPTPVGRGFIRFEFFDDGIAPDDPARDNLDLLMAALRSTGPPALAALVRRQDVPVACIINNPFIPWVLDVAAELGLPSGVLWVQSAAVFSIYYHYRHALAAFPSEDEPDVTVQLPGLPPLRSEDLPTFLLPTSPYKILKNVILEQFGNLSSASWVFANTFEELEHEVIEATADLQVLIPIGPLTDPPLEEGGSKGIGRREVRADLFKAAEESIEWLGRHPPRSVVYVSVGSVVVLSEEEMEEMAWGLKQSGRPFLWVVRRDARERLPAGFAEAVAAEGIGLLVEWSPQERVLAHEAVACFLTHCGWNSTLEGLTAGVPVVAYPQWGDQVPDAKMLVEACGVGVRLPAPARRAEVQRCVKAVTDGETAEATRRRAAEWKEAAVKAEAEGGSTDRHIKAFVEEIRKLAAPATN is encoded by the coding sequence ATGGCGGGCACGGAGGAAGGAGGTGCCGGAGAGGCTTCGAGGATGCCCCACGTCGTCATGGTGTCCTTTCCGGCGCAGGGCCATCTCAACCCGCTGCTTCGCTTCGCGAAGCGCGTTGCAGCTGAAGGTGTGCTGGTCACGCTGTGCTCAACTGATCATATCGCACGCCGCATGTCGGCCGCCGCGTCGACGCCGGTCGCCGCCCTCGCCGACCCCACCCCCGTCGGCCGCGGATTCATCCGCTTCGAGTTCTTCGACGACGGCATCGCCCCCGACGACCCCGCACGCGACAACCTCGACTTGCTCATGGCGGCCCTCCGCTCCACGGGCCCTCCCGCACTTGCGGCGCTCGTCCGCCGCCAGGATGTCCCCGTCGCCTGCATCATCAACAACCCCTTCATCCCCTGGGTCCTCGACGTCGCCGCCGAGCTCGGCCTCCCGAGCGGAGTCCTCTGGGTCCAGTCAGCCGCCGTCTTCTCCATCTACTACCACTACCGCCACGCCCTCGCTGCATTCCCTTCAGAGGACGAGCCCGACGTCACCGTCCAACTGCCCGGCCTGCCTCCGCTGCGGTCCGAGGACCTCCCCACCTTCCTCCTCCCGACATCGCCCTATAAGATCCTCAAAAATGTTATCTTGGAGCAGTTCGGCAATTTGTCGAGCGCCTCGTGGGTGTTCGCCAACACCTTCGAAGAGCTCGAGCACGAAGTCATCGAGGCGACCGCCGATCTCCAAGTCCTCATCCCCATCGggccgctgaccgatccaccgcTGGAGGAAGGCGGATCGAAGGGTATCGGCAGAAGGGAGGTCAGGGCCGACCTGTTTAAGGCCGCGGAGGAGTCCATCGAGTGGCTGGGGCGGCATCCGCCGCGCTCGGTGGTGTACGTCTCAGTGGGAAGCGTTGTGGTGCTGAGCGAGGAGGAGATGGAGGAAATGGCGTGGGGCCTGAAGCAGAGCGGACGGCCGTTCCTGTGGGTGGTGCGGAGAGACGCGCGGGAGCGGCTGCCAGCGGGGTTCGCAGAGGCGGTGGCGGCGGAGGGGATAGGGCTGCTGGTGGAATGGAGCCCGCAGGAGCGCGTGCTAGCGCACGAGGCCGTGGCGTGCTTCTTGACGCACTGCGGGTGGAACTCCACACTGGAGGGGCTAACCGCGGGGGTACCGGTGGTGGCGTACCCGCAATGGGGCGACCAGGTGCCGGACGCGAAGATGCTTGTGGAGGCGTGCGGGGTCGGGGTGAGGCTGCCAGCGCCGGCGAGAAGGGCGGAAGTGCAGCGGTGCGTGAAGGCCGTCACCGACGGGGAGACGGCGGAGGCGACGAGGAGGCGCGCGGCGGAGTGGAAGGAAGCGGCGGTGAAGGCGGAGGCGGAGGGCGGCTCGACGGATCGCCACATAAAAGCCTTCGTCGAAGAGATAAGGAAGCTGGCGGCGCCGGCGACGAATTGA